The window ATCGAGTCCGTGAAGGCGGCGTCCGACATCTACGCGCCGGTTGCGGGTGAAGTGATCGGCTCCAACGAGGCGGCCGTCGACGCCCCCGAATCGGTGAATACCGACGCCTACGGAACCTGGCTGTTCAAGATCAAGCCCGACGCCGCAGCCGACCTTGGCACGCTGCTCGACGCAGCCGGCTACGAAGCCGTCGTCGCCAACGCCTGATCCCCCGCACGCATCAGCTCCCGGGCTGCCGCCGCGCGACCCGGTTCTTTCGCCGAGTTTTCCGTCATGTCGAACGCCCCTGTCTCTTCCGCCCTGCGCGCCCCCTTGTCCCAGCTCGAGCAGCGTGACGCCTTCATCGCCCGCCACATCGGCCCGAATCCGGCCGAGATCGCGAGGATGCTCGCGGCCATCGGCGCCCCCTCGCTGGACGCCCTGATCGACCAGACCGTCCCCGCGGCGATCCGCCTGCCCGCGCCGCTGCCGCTGGACGCCGCAAAGCCCGAGCACGAGGCGCTAGCCGAGCTGCGTTCGATCGCGCAGAAGAACATCGTGAAGAAGTCCCTCATCGGCATGGGTTACTACGGCACGCATACGCCGGCGGTGATCCTGCGCAACGTGACGGAAAACCCCGGCTGGTACACCGCCTACACGCCGTATCAGGCCGAGATCTCGCAAGGCCGCCTGGAGGCGCTGCTGAATTACCAGCAGATGGTGATCGACTTGACCGGTCTCGAACTCGCCAACGCATCGCTGCTCGACGAAGCCACCGCGGCTGCCGAGGCCATGACGATGGCGCGGCGCGTGAGCAAGGCCAAGGCGAACGCGTTCTTCGTCGACGAAGCCTGCTTCCCGCAGACCATCGACGTCGTGCGCACCCGTGCCGCCTATTTCGGCTTCGAACTGGTATTCGGCCCGGCGGCCGACGCCGCCACGCACGAAGTCTTCGGTGCGCTGCTGCAGTACCCGAACGAACGCGGCGAGATTGCCGATCTCGGCGATACGATCGCGGCGCTGAAGGCCAAAGGGGCCGTCACCGCCGTCGCATCCGACCTGATGGCTCTCGTGCTGCTCAAGTCGCCCGGCGCCATAGGTGCCGACATCGCGCTCGGCTCGGCACAGCGCTTCGGCGTACCGATGGGCTTCGGTGGACCGCACGCGGCCTTCTTCGCGACACGCGAAGCCAACGTGCGCGCGATGCCCGGCCGCATCATCGGCGTATCGAAAGATGCCCGCGAAAAGACCGCGCTGCGCATGACCCTGCAGACGCGCGAGCAGCATATCCGCCGCGAGAAGGCGAACTCGAACATCTGCACCTCGCAGGTCCTGCTGGCCAACATGGCCGGCTTCTACGCCGTGTATCACGGACCGGAAGGCCTGCGCACGATCGCGGCGCGCATCCACCGCCTGGCCGCGATCCTCGCCGAAGGCCTGCGCCGGGCCGGCTTCCCGGTACCGACGGCGGCCTTCTTCGACACGCTGCAGGTCGCGACCGGCGCACGCACGGGCGAACTCCTCACTGCCTGCGACGCCGCGGGCTTCAACCTGCGCAAGGTCTCGGACAGCATGCTCGGCATCTCGGTCGATGAGACGACGACCGCCGCCGACATCGCGGCGGTGCTGCAGTGCTTCGGCGCAGGCGCCGACCTCGCCGCGCTCGACGCCGCGGTGGCCGCGAACGGCGGCGCCATCCCCGCCGCGCTGCAACGCGAGGACGCCATCCTGAAGCACCCCGTGTTCAGCACGCACCACACCGAGCACGAGATGCTGCGCTACCTGAAGAAGCTGCAGAACCGCGACCTCGCCCTCGACCACTCGATGATCTCGCTCGGCAGCTGCACGATGAAGCTCAACGCGACGAGCGAGATGATCCCGATCACCTGGCCGGAATTCGCGAACATGCACCCGTTCGCGCCGCGCGAGCAGGCGGCCGGCTGCCTCGAGATGATCGCGGGCCTCGCCGACTACCTCAAGGCCGTCACCGGCTTCCCGGCAATCTGCATGCAGCCGAACTCCGGCGCGCAGGGCGAGTATGCGGGCCTCGTGTCGATCGCGCGCTACCACGCGAGCCGCGGCGAAGCGCACCGCAACGTGTGCCTGATCCCGAAGTCCGCGCACGGCACCAATCCCGCGACGGCACACATGTGCGGCATGGAAGTCGTGGTCGTCGCATGCGACGACAGGGGCAACGTCGACGTCGCCGACCTGCGCGCAAAGGCCGCGCAGCACGCCGACCGCCTTGCCGCGCTGATGATCACCTATCCCTCCACGCACGGGGTGTTCGAAGAGGCGATCCGCGAGATCTGCGCCATCGTCCATGAGCACGGCGGACAGGTGTACATGGACGGCGCCAACCTCAACGCCCAGGTCGGCCTGACCTCCCCCGCGCACATCGGCGCGGACGTCAGCCACATGAACCTGCACAAGACCTTCTGCATCCCGCATGGCGGCGGCGGACCGGGCATGGGCCCGATCGGCCTGGCGGCGCATCTCGCGCCGTTCATGGCCGACCACGTGGTCGCCGCGACCGGCGGCGAAGATCGCCCGAACAAGGGCCAGGGCGCAGTCAGCGCCGCGCCCTTCGGTTCCGCGAGCATCCTGCCGATCTCGTGGATGTACATCGCGATGATGGGCGGGGAAGGCCTCAGGCAGGCGACCCAGGCCGCGATCCTCAACGCGAACTACGTCGCCAACCGCCTCGCCGAGCACTACCCGGTGCTGTATACGGGCTCGCAGGGGCGCGTCGCGCACGAGTGCATCCTCGACATCCGCCCGATCAAGGCCGCCACCGGAATCAGCGAAGTCGACATCGCCAAGCGCCTGATGGACTATGGATTCCATGCACCGACGATGTCATTCCCGGTCGCCGGCACGATCATGGTCGAACCGACCGAGTCCGAGGATCTGGGCGAACTCGACCGCTTCATCGACGCGATGATTGCCATTCGCAGCGAAATCCGCGAGATCGAGGCCGGCCGCTGGACCGCCGAGGACAACCCGCTGAAGCACGCCCCCCACACCCAGGCGGATTTCCTCGGCGACTGGACTCGCAGCTATTCCCGCGAGCAAGCCGCCTTCCCGCTGCCGTGGGTCGCGGAAAACAAGTTCTGGCCCAGCGTCAATCGCATCGACGACGTCTATGGCGACCGCAATTTGTTCTGCGCCTGCGTGCCGATGGACGACTACGCAAGCTAAAATCCTGCCGCTTCTTTCCGACGGAAGCCACGCCCCGGCGTGGCTTTTTTTCGACCCCGCCCCGACGTCCAGACCACCGCGCCATGTCTCCGCACACCCCGCCCCGACCGCACGACCGCAACTGGCTCAGCCTCCTGCTGGTCGGCCTGACCATCTTGCTGGTCCTGGGCATGGTGCTCGTGCAGCAGACCCACCCGGTGCCGATGCACGACCTGAAACTCGCGGACGGGGAGCGCCTGAAATGCGTGTCCTATGCCCCCTACCGCCTGCCGGGCCAGACGCCCTTCGACGAAAAGCTCGTAATCACGCGCGAGCAGATCGCCGCGGACCTCACCGCACTGTCGAAGATCACCGAATGCGTGCGCATCTATTCAGTCGACCAGGGCCTCGATCAGGTGCCCGCCGTCGCACGCGAAATCGGCCTCAAGGTCCTGCTCGGCGCCTGGGTCAATGCCGATCCCAAGCGCAACATGAAGCAGCTCGACCACGCGATCGGGCTCGCCAACGACTACGCCGACGTGGTTCGCGTTCTGATCGTCGGCAACGAGGTGCTGTTGCGCCGCGAGCGCACCGAGTCGGAAATGCGCGAGCTGATCGAATACGCCCGCGCGCGGGTGAAGGTCCCCGTGACCTACGCCGACGTCTGGGAGTTCTGGCTGCAGCACCCGAAGCTCGCCGAGTCGGTCGATTGGGTAACAGTTCATATCCTGCCGTTCTGGGAGGACCACCCCGTCGCGATCGACCGCGCCGTCGCGCACGTCGCGGACGTGTTCGACGAAGTGCGCAGCCATTTCGACAAGCCGCTGATGATCGGCGAGACCGGCTGGCCCAGCGCCGGACGCCAGCGTCAGGGCTCGGAGCCCTCCCAGGTCAATCAGGCGCGCTACATCCGCGAATTCGTGCATATCGCGCACGAAAAGGGCTGGAACTACAACCTCATCGAAGCCATCGACCAGCCGTGGAAGCGCCGCCTCGAAGGCACCGTCGGCGGCTACTGGGGCATGCTCGGCACCGACCTGCACCCGAAATTCCCCCTCGCGGGCCCCGTCACCGAGCGCACGGGGGTCGCCTCGCTGCTCGCCGGCGCGGGTCTCGGTGCCGTGCTGTGCCTGCTGCTATCGATGGGCAGGCGTAACGGCCCGTTGCGTGCGGCGGCCCTGTGCACGACGGGCGCCGTCGCCGGACTGAGTGCCGTACTGGGCTGGGAACACGCGCAACTTGCCTGGCGCGACCCGTTCGAATGGTGGCTGCTCGGCAGCATCGGCGCGCTGGGCCTCATGACGGCCCTCGTCGCGTCGCACTGGTCCGCCACGGCACCGCTCACGAGCGCGAGCGAAGCGTGGGCCACCCTCCGCGAGGGCCGGCTGCACGCGCTCGACGCCGGACAGGCGCTCGGCCTGCTGCGCGGGCTGCTGCTGTTCGCCGCGGCCATCGCCGCCCTGCTGCTGTTCGCGGATCCGCGCTACCGCGACTTCCCCGTGTTCCTGTATCTCGTTCCCGCGCTCGTGTTCGGGGTCACCGGGTGGTGGGCGGCGAGCCGGCTCGGCGTGGAGGAAACGGTGTGCGGCCTCGTGATCGCAGTCTGCGTCGTCGGCCGCTGGTTACCGGAGCCCCTCAATCCCCAGGCCATCGCGTGGCTCGCAACCGGCCTCCTCCTTGCCGGCCCGTGCCTGCGCGCCGCCGTGCGCGAGCACCAGCAGCGAAAGCATGGCACCCACGGCGGCGTAGTCGAAGCTGTAAAGGACGAGACCTGCAATCCCGCATAGCCATCCGCCCCAGGCGAGCGGCTGCCGGCGTGACAGGAAGGCGCCCACGCCCAGGATGAGGCTCGCCCACCCGAGGCGTTGCTGGACGAAAGCCTGCACGAGCATCCATTTCACCAGGCACCAGCCTGACAGCCCATCCGCAAGCCGCGGCGCACACTCGGCCGGGAGCACACCCGCCTCGAGCACTGCGTAGCGCAGCAAGAGGACCGCCGCCAGCACGATCGAACTCACCCCCGCCAGTCGCGCGACCACGCCGCGCTGCTGCATTTCTTTTCCCGACAACACCTTAATTCCTTGCGATTCGCCGGGCCCGGAACGGGCCAGCACCGTGTTGCAAATTAAACCCATAATCCCTTTGCTAAGCAGCAGAAAAAGCGCATACACTCCGCGGCCATCGGCTGTACGGTCCCGTATGCGCGAATTCTGGCATACCTGAAGTATTCTATTGCACCGCAAGATCCTAAGCCTTGTCCGCCCAGGCGGGGCATAGAGGTGTTTGATACAGTCCTCGAGGGACACTGATCCTGATGAAAAACGCGGCTTCGCTGATTTACCGAATTATCGTAGCGCTCATACTTGCCGGAATCGTCGCCGGCGCGCAGTACCTGATAGCAGAACGCTGGAACCGCGGCACCGAATTCGTCGGCGCCGCCAACAGCATCCACGGATACGCCTACAGCCCCTTCCAGCGGGACCAGAATCCCCTGCAAGGCACTTACCCGAGCGAGGCCGAGATCGGCGCCGATCTCGACCTGCTCGCCCAGTCCGCCGAACACATCCGCACCTACGGCAGCCTCGAGAACCCCTCCATCGTCCCGCTCGCGGCCGATCGCGACCTCACCGTGATGGCCGGCGCGTGGATCGGGCCCGACGCTGAGAAGAACGAGAAGGAAGTCGACGCGGTCATCGAAGCCGCCCGCAAGTATTCGCACGTAAACCGCGTGATCATCGGCAACGAGGCGCTGCTGCGCGGCGACGTTACCGTGAAGGAGCTGGCCGTCTACCTCGACAAGGCGCGCAAGGCCCTCAGGCGCCTGAAGAAGCCGGT is drawn from Azoarcus sp. DN11 and contains these coding sequences:
- the gcvP gene encoding aminomethyl-transferring glycine dehydrogenase, which codes for MSNAPVSSALRAPLSQLEQRDAFIARHIGPNPAEIARMLAAIGAPSLDALIDQTVPAAIRLPAPLPLDAAKPEHEALAELRSIAQKNIVKKSLIGMGYYGTHTPAVILRNVTENPGWYTAYTPYQAEISQGRLEALLNYQQMVIDLTGLELANASLLDEATAAAEAMTMARRVSKAKANAFFVDEACFPQTIDVVRTRAAYFGFELVFGPAADAATHEVFGALLQYPNERGEIADLGDTIAALKAKGAVTAVASDLMALVLLKSPGAIGADIALGSAQRFGVPMGFGGPHAAFFATREANVRAMPGRIIGVSKDAREKTALRMTLQTREQHIRREKANSNICTSQVLLANMAGFYAVYHGPEGLRTIAARIHRLAAILAEGLRRAGFPVPTAAFFDTLQVATGARTGELLTACDAAGFNLRKVSDSMLGISVDETTTAADIAAVLQCFGAGADLAALDAAVAANGGAIPAALQREDAILKHPVFSTHHTEHEMLRYLKKLQNRDLALDHSMISLGSCTMKLNATSEMIPITWPEFANMHPFAPREQAAGCLEMIAGLADYLKAVTGFPAICMQPNSGAQGEYAGLVSIARYHASRGEAHRNVCLIPKSAHGTNPATAHMCGMEVVVVACDDRGNVDVADLRAKAAQHADRLAALMITYPSTHGVFEEAIREICAIVHEHGGQVYMDGANLNAQVGLTSPAHIGADVSHMNLHKTFCIPHGGGGPGMGPIGLAAHLAPFMADHVVAATGGEDRPNKGQGAVSAAPFGSASILPISWMYIAMMGGEGLRQATQAAILNANYVANRLAEHYPVLYTGSQGRVAHECILDIRPIKAATGISEVDIAKRLMDYGFHAPTMSFPVAGTIMVEPTESEDLGELDRFIDAMIAIRSEIREIEAGRWTAEDNPLKHAPHTQADFLGDWTRSYSREQAAFPLPWVAENKFWPSVNRIDDVYGDRNLFCACVPMDDYAS
- the gcvH gene encoding glycine cleavage system protein GcvH — encoded protein: MSNIPADLKYTQSHEWVRIEADGTLTLGVTDHAQEALGDVVFLELPEAGRKVAAGEACAVIESVKAASDIYAPVAGEVIGSNEAAVDAPESVNTDAYGTWLFKIKPDAAADLGTLLDAAGYEAVVANA
- a CDS encoding beta-1,6-glucan synthase gives rise to the protein MSPHTPPRPHDRNWLSLLLVGLTILLVLGMVLVQQTHPVPMHDLKLADGERLKCVSYAPYRLPGQTPFDEKLVITREQIAADLTALSKITECVRIYSVDQGLDQVPAVAREIGLKVLLGAWVNADPKRNMKQLDHAIGLANDYADVVRVLIVGNEVLLRRERTESEMRELIEYARARVKVPVTYADVWEFWLQHPKLAESVDWVTVHILPFWEDHPVAIDRAVAHVADVFDEVRSHFDKPLMIGETGWPSAGRQRQGSEPSQVNQARYIREFVHIAHEKGWNYNLIEAIDQPWKRRLEGTVGGYWGMLGTDLHPKFPLAGPVTERTGVASLLAGAGLGAVLCLLLSMGRRNGPLRAAALCTTGAVAGLSAVLGWEHAQLAWRDPFEWWLLGSIGALGLMTALVASHWSATAPLTSASEAWATLREGRLHALDAGQALGLLRGLLLFAAAIAALLLFADPRYRDFPVFLYLVPALVFGVTGWWAASRLGVEETVCGLVIAVCVVGRWLPEPLNPQAIAWLATGLLLAGPCLRAAVREHQQRKHGTHGGVVEAVKDETCNPA